The Teredinibacter sp. KSP-S5-2 genomic interval CATACCACATGACACTTTCGGGCGCTTTTAGCGATTTCAGCATGCCTTTGATATCCATGCGGGCAATAAGTAGGTCGGAATAACGCAGCCGGGCTTTGGTGATAAACAGATTCAGTAGCGGGTTATTGTTTTTTCGCTGCACCACTGAATAACCGACTAATTGATGGAGTAGTGTGCCGCAAATATCGATCAGGCAGAAGTGTGCCCCCATCAGGATGACCCCATATCCGTCTTTGTGAGCCTGCTGGACGTACTCCAGGCCGTCAACGCGCAACCTGCTTGGGTCAGCCTTTCTGGGAGTCCAGGCTCGGGCCGTTTCGGTTATTGCTCTTCCCATTGAGATAAAAGAACGCAGTAACAGCTTATGCCTTTGCCAGGAGGTCAGGTGTGGGTGGGTGAGTTCGATATTTCTCGCAGCAATGCGCCGGCGTTTGCCCTGTATCAGGCTTAACAGGCCGAGAAAGTCCCCTAGAGCAATCTGTATTGCGGCTGGCAGATAGCCGATGAATAAGATCACGCCTATCCCCATCCAGGTTGGCCACCACTTCGGCGACAGGTAATCTCGGTAGCTTTCTGTGGAAATGTCTGAGTTGCGTTGATAAGCCATTGGGCACCTTGATCGTTGAATCGCGACATTTTAATGGAAACTTGTAGGGCTGTACGGATTAAATTCGATCAAATAGGACTGTAATATCTAACGGAAAGCAAAACTAGCGCTTGAGACAATAACGGCAGATCAGTAACATTACGCCCTTGGCTTTTCAAGCCCATATATTGAACATTTTGCTTGGCAGGATAAATTTTGGACACTAGAAAACTTCATGGCAGCTTAGTTGCGCTTGTTACCCCGATGTGTGAAGACCTCTCTGTTGATTGGGACGCTTTGCACAAACTGGTCGAGTGGCACATTGCACAAGGTACCCACGGGATTGTTGCTGTTGGCACAACCGGTGAATCTGCAACCCTCAATGTGGACGAACATATTGCTGTGGTGAAGAAGGTAGTCGAGCAAGTAGAAGGTCGAGTGCCTGTTATTGCCGGTACCGGAGCGAATTCAACCAGCGAGGCTCTGGAGCTAACTGAAAAGGCAAAGGGCGTTGGTGCTGATGCCTGTTTGTTGGTTACCCCTTACTACAACAAGCCGTCTCAGGAAGGTTTATATCTGCATCATAAATATATCGCCGAGCGGGTGGATATCGCGCAGTTACTCTATAACGTGCCGGGTAGAACTGCGGTTGATATGAGTGCTGACACGGTGATCAGACTGGCGAAAATTGACAATATTGTCGGAATTAAAGAAGCAACGGGTGATATTTCCAGAGTGCAGGCTATAAAGTCGCAGGTGGATGATCAGTTTGTTTTGATTTCCGGTGACGATGAAACCGCGCTTGATTTCATGCAGGCTGGTGGCCACGGGGTCATTTCTGTCACTGCAAACGTTGCTCCGGCTGCTGTGGCTAAAATCTGTGAACTGATCCAACAGGGTAAGGTCGAAGAAGCGCAAATAATTAATCAGCAGCTTCTTCCGGTTCATAAGAACCTATTCCTGGAAGCAAACCCAATTCCAGTGAAGTGGGCGTTAGCCGAAATGGGGTTGATTGGTCACGCCATTCGTCTGCCGTTGACGCCGTTGGCTGAGCAGTATCACCAGGCATTGCGTGATGCGTTGAAAGCTGCATCCATCGAGGTCGTGCCGGCATAGTCGGCACGTTCAAACAGGCGAAGTATCCATATCTATGAATTTTCAATTTGTTTTTCGAGTTTTAATACTCAGTTCTATTTTTCAGTTAGCTGGTTGTTCGGTTTTCTTCGGTGACGATGGCATTTTTAGAGGTCGTAGTAAGGACTATTTAAGAACGGGGGATATCAAGCCCGTTGAAGTGCCGGAAGGCATGTCATCCCGCACACTTGAGTCTGAGTACTATATTCCTGCTGTAAAGGCGGTCGATGAATTTGGTGATCCAGTACAACTGCTGGAATACGAAGTGCCACAACCCGAGGCGATTGCCAGCGATAAAGAATCAATTGGGGTTAAAATTCAAAAACTCGCTGGAAAGCGTTGGATCTTCCTTGATGCACCAACCAGCCGAGTCTGGCCCAGAGCGCAAAGCTTTTTGTCACAGTTCGGTGTGGAAACCGAGCGAAGCAATGCTCGTAGCGGCTTAATTGAAACGGCCTGGTTGAAATTTAAAGATGATCCGGATAACTATTCAAAATTTAAAGTTCTGATCGAAAAAGGTATTCATCCACAAACGACCGAAATCCGCGTCGTTCAGGTACAGCGAGTTAAAGAAAAACTTCAAGCGGAAGCAATCGATTGGCCAGAAGCGTCTGATAATCCTGAGCGGGAAAGTATTTTACTTAACGAATTGGCGGGAGCTTTGGCGGAAAGTATTAACGACAACACCGCATCGCTTATGGGGCAAAATGTTGGTGGTGTGGAGAAGGCCGGCTTCCGGGTAGAGGGTTCTGAGCCTGTTTTGTCTTTGAGTCTGCCTCTGGTTCGAGCCCGGGCGACAGTTGCGCATTCCCTGACAAAAGAAGGTTATGCGCTTTGGGGCGAGGATGCAGAGACAGGTTTGTACTATGTTGGCTATTTACCTCCGGTTGAAGATGAAGGTTTCTGGGGTTGGATGTGGCCTGATGAAAAACTACCGAAAAAGCCTCGCTATACTCTGAAAGAGATTACGCAACATTTGGCAGATACCAATGAGGTAAAAAGTGCTTTCGCCCATATTCCTTCAGTTGGTTATGGCAGTCCTTTGAAAAAAGCACAGGGGTATCTGGTGATAACCTCCCTGCAGGATGGACAAATTCTGGTAAAAATTCGAGATCACAGAGGGCAACCTCTGCCTAGAGCTCAGGCTAAGGCACAACTACGTGTGATTCGAAGAAACTTGATCTAAATTCTAAGAGTTAAATTTGAAGCTTGCGTCACTAGGTAGCGGTAGCTCCGGTAATGCCACACTAATCGCCTCAGCCAAAACCACAGTAATTGTTGACTGTGGTTTTGGTTTGAAAGATACCGAACAGCGTCTGGCCAGGATGGGAGTAAACCCACTGGAAGTCCACGCGCTACTGGTAACCCACGAGCATTCCGATCACGCAAAAGGTGTTGGGCCATTTGCTCGAAAATATAAGCTTCCTGTTTTCATGACCGAAGGGACCTGGTTGAGCCGCGATATGGGGCGTATTCCCTCGCTGCATAAAATTCGTGATGGTGAAGCGTTTACCGTTGGTGATTTATCAATTACCCCGGTGGCTGTTCCGCATGATGCGCGGGAGCCAGTCCAGTACACATTTTGCTGTGGTGAAAAAAAATGTGGTGTGATTACCGACCTGGGCAGCGTTACCCCTCATGTTGTAGAAGCCTTTAGTGGGTGTCATGGTTTGCTGGTCGAGGCAAATCATGATCTGGATATGTTAGCTCGCGGCCCCTATCCTCCTTCGCTCAAAGCGAGGGTGGCCAGTCATTGGGGGCACTTGAATAATATCCAAACCGCTAACTTACTTGGTCAGTTATTGTGCCCGGAACTACAGACGGTTGTTATTGGACACATTAGTCAAAAGAACAACAGTATTGAGTGCGCGAAGCTTGCTCTAAAAGAAGTTACGGATCAAATAGAGCAGGTATATTACGCAAACCAAGATGAAGGTATTGCATGGGTTGTGCTGGAAGACTGAAGGCTCCGGTTAGCAATTCAATTCAACCCCGTAAGGGTAAATTAAAAACCATTGATGACGATAAGGTAGCTTGCAATGGAAAAACGTGAAGAACTCTACGCAGGTAAAGCCAAATCTGTTTATACAACAGATGACCCTGATAAATTAGTGATGCTTTATAGAAATGATACGTCTGCATTTGACGGAAAAAAACTGGCTCAACTTGACCGTAAAGGTATGGTGAATAATAAGTTTAATGCCTTCATTATGGATAAACTTGAGCAAGCAGGCATTCCTACGCATCACGAACAATTGTTGTCTGACCAAGAATCTTTAGTAAAAAAACTAGATATGCTGCCGTTGGAGTGTGTTGTACGAAATGTGGCAGCAGGGTCTATCTGTCGTCGTCTTGGTGTCGAAGAAGGAACGGACCTGACGCCACCTACTTTTGAATTCTTTTTGAAAAACGACGATTTGGGTGACCCAATGGTGAATGAATCTCATATTCGCTCATTTGGTTGGGCCACAGAAGAGCAGGTCGCAGCAATGAAAGACCTTACCTTTAAAGTAAACGACGTCTTGAAAACACTTTTCCGTGATGGTGGGATGCTACTTGTAGATTACAAGCTCGAATTTGGTATGTATAAAGGCGAGCTTGTATTGGGTGATGAGTTTAGTCCGGATGGTTGTCGTTTGTGGGATGTTGAAACTCGCGAGAAATTGGACAAGGATCGCTTCCGTCAGGATCTCGGTGATGTCGTTGAATCCTACGAATCAGTAGGGCGTCGCCTAGGGTTGGATTTTGACGCTTAATAAATATGACATATTGAAGTCATTCTTATGACTGTTTGTGAGTATCCACTTTCATTATCGTCCCAGATTTGAAGGTGGTTACTCTCGGTTTTCCACATAGCCCCCTGCCTCTTTTTCAGCCGTTCAAAAAAATTTTACAAAAAAGTCATTATAGATGTTGATTTTTTTAACCCATTGATTTTATTGATATTTTTTTCTTTGGCTAAATTGCCGTCAGAAAAAGGCCTCGCCAGTATTCATGCAGGTTAGAGCAAAAACTTAAGTCGTTTATCACAGAGTTATCCACAGAAAATGTGGATAACTGAAAAGCGTTTTTTGAGCCTGTTCTTGAACTGTTTTTCAAAAAACAGGGCATATCTATTGTCATATTCCGAAACTGGTGGATTTCGGGCTCACGGTCTATCCTTCATAGAGATTAGTCATAAAAATGGAGAAGGTGTGAAGAATTCGCGCTTTCTGTGCAACAACAATAATAGGAGAGTCGAGCGTGCAAGAGCGCCGTAAATTTGAACGTACCCCAACCTCTATTCGTGTCGAAATACGCCATCCGGCATTTGGCACCATTATTGGGTTTACTCGGGATATCTCTGATGGTGGAGCGCAGGTGTCGATTGATAATCATCCGTCACCGCCAGTGGGCACTCTGGTGGATGTGCAGTTTAAGAAAATTGCTGGCCCCGTGAATGAAGAGCCTGTTGCAATGAAGGTGATGCATTCCACCAAAAACACTGTTGGACTTATGTTTGTCGGTAGATAAATTCGATTTTTATACTTCGTTCAGTTTCTGTAAACATTTCTTCGTATACACTTAGGCGATAACTGGCGGACTACCTCCGCGTTATGTTTCGTTTTACTATACAACACAAATTTCTTGCTGGTTTGTCTATACAGCGTTTCAATTTTATTGCTCTGATTTGGAGGATTGCATGAAAAAACTCTTGGTTGTTCTTTGCTCTATAAGCTTGATTGCTTGTGTATCTACAGACCCATACACCGGAGAGCAAAAAACCAGTAATACGGCAAAAGGTGCCGCTGCCGGTGCCATTGCCGGTGCAGTTATTGGAGCCGCAACATCAAGTGATAAGGATCGCGACAAGGGCATTTTAACGGGTGCAGTAGCCGGTGCAGCAATCGGTGGTGGGGTTGGTTTCTATATGGATAAACAAGAAGCCAAATTACGTGAGAGATTACAGGGCACGGGTGTTCAGGTTCGCCGGGAAGGTAATAACATTTACTTGGTGATGCCAGGTAATATTACATTTGATACTGGCCGATATTACATTCGCACCAGTTTTTATCCTGTTCTGGATTCTGTTGCAGAAGTCTTGGCCGAGTTTAAGAAAACTGTCATCAATGTGTCTGGTCATACTGACTCAACTGGCTCAGCCGAATTTAACCAGACTCTAAGTGAGCAGCGTGCGAGCAGTGTGAAGCAATACTTAACTCAACGTGGTGTCGCATCAGGTCGTGTACAGGCCATTGGTTATGGCAAGCGTTACCCTGTAGCGTCAAATGCGTCAGAAGCTGGTCGTCAGGCAAACCGTCGAGTTGAGTTGAAGCTTGAGCCTTTAGAGTAATCGCTCTTAAAAATAAAGTTCGTCCATAATATGGTCGATGATCGAAGTTAAAAAAACGGACCCCTGTTTTCTCAATTAACAACGGAAAACGGGGGTTGTTTTTATTCAGATAACGTCATCAATAATTCGTGGTCTGATACAGTGTTGCTCTTCTACGTTGAGGCGGACATAATCCAGTGCGCCACTTATTCAGTTTTGTGTTTTTGCGCCAATGAACCAGACCCTTACAACGCTAATTTCCGTAACCTGTTTGCATAAAGCTTTAATTGAGCGGGCAAAACATTTTGCCGAGCAATATGGATATGTTGTTACTCCCTTAGGCAAGCCTTCCTCTGCACCTTATGAAATATGCTTTTCTCTTGATGGTATTTATTTACAGCGCAATGACGGTAAATCCAAAACTCAAATCCGTGTGGACTTTATTGCGGGAAGTATGGGGCATAGGCGCAAGTTTGGCGGTGGTAAAGGGCAGGATATTGCCAAAGCGGTTGGTTTAAACAAAGGCGTTAAACCCAGTGTAATGGATATGACCGCGGGTATGGGTAAAGATGCCTTTGTCCTGGCTTCGTTAGGTTGCCACGTTCAGTTATGTGAGCGTTCGCCCATTGTGCATCTATTATTGCAGGATGGCTTGCTGAGGGCGAAACAGCACGCCGAAATCCGTGAGGAAGAATCTGAGTTAATGAGTATTCTAAGGCGGATGGAATTAACGGAGATTGATAGCCTCAATATGGATTCTTCCGAAGAAGATTGCATTGAGGTAGTGTATTTGGACCCGATGTTCCCTGAGAGAAGCAAGTCTGCTCTGGTAAAAAAAGAGATGCAGGTTTTTCACGATATTGTTGGTAAAGATGAAGATGCCGATGGATTGTTGCCGCTGGCGTTACATCTTGCTGAGTATCGAGTGGTGGTCAAGCGGCCAAAAATTGCTCCCTATCTTAATAATCAGGAACCCAGTTTCCAGTTTGTTGGCAAGTCTTCCCGTTTCGATGTGTATGCGCTAAAAGCATTTAAATAGCGGTGACCACATCGGGTTGATATTTGCTTTTTATTTGCGGCGTATAAACTGATAGAAGCGTCCAATAATTAGTCGCATTTGGG includes:
- a CDS encoding lipid A biosynthesis acyltransferase; the encoded protein is MAYQRNSDISTESYRDYLSPKWWPTWMGIGVILFIGYLPAAIQIALGDFLGLLSLIQGKRRRIAARNIELTHPHLTSWQRHKLLLRSFISMGRAITETARAWTPRKADPSRLRVDGLEYVQQAHKDGYGVILMGAHFCLIDICGTLLHQLVGYSVVQRKNNNPLLNLFITKARLRYSDLLIARMDIKGMLKSLKAPESVMWYAPDQDYGGKGSVFVPFCGIPTATITATSKLAKSGNAKVIPIDYERDGYNRYKVTIFPALDIPGESLEKDAEQINQWIESRIKVHPQDYLWVHRRFKSRPEGSPSLY
- the dapA gene encoding 4-hydroxy-tetrahydrodipicolinate synthase — encoded protein: MCEDLSVDWDALHKLVEWHIAQGTHGIVAVGTTGESATLNVDEHIAVVKKVVEQVEGRVPVIAGTGANSTSEALELTEKAKGVGADACLLVTPYYNKPSQEGLYLHHKYIAERVDIAQLLYNVPGRTAVDMSADTVIRLAKIDNIVGIKEATGDISRVQAIKSQVDDQFVLISGDDETALDFMQAGGHGVISVTANVAPAAVAKICELIQQGKVEEAQIINQQLLPVHKNLFLEANPIPVKWALAEMGLIGHAIRLPLTPLAEQYHQALRDALKAASIEVVPA
- the bamC gene encoding outer membrane protein assembly factor BamC, whose product is MNFQFVFRVLILSSIFQLAGCSVFFGDDGIFRGRSKDYLRTGDIKPVEVPEGMSSRTLESEYYIPAVKAVDEFGDPVQLLEYEVPQPEAIASDKESIGVKIQKLAGKRWIFLDAPTSRVWPRAQSFLSQFGVETERSNARSGLIETAWLKFKDDPDNYSKFKVLIEKGIHPQTTEIRVVQVQRVKEKLQAEAIDWPEASDNPERESILLNELAGALAESINDNTASLMGQNVGGVEKAGFRVEGSEPVLSLSLPLVRARATVAHSLTKEGYALWGEDAETGLYYVGYLPPVEDEGFWGWMWPDEKLPKKPRYTLKEITQHLADTNEVKSAFAHIPSVGYGSPLKKAQGYLVITSLQDGQILVKIRDHRGQPLPRAQAKAQLRVIRRNLI
- a CDS encoding MBL fold metallo-hydrolase; protein product: MKLASLGSGSSGNATLIASAKTTVIVDCGFGLKDTEQRLARMGVNPLEVHALLVTHEHSDHAKGVGPFARKYKLPVFMTEGTWLSRDMGRIPSLHKIRDGEAFTVGDLSITPVAVPHDAREPVQYTFCCGEKKCGVITDLGSVTPHVVEAFSGCHGLLVEANHDLDMLARGPYPPSLKARVASHWGHLNNIQTANLLGQLLCPELQTVVIGHISQKNNSIECAKLALKEVTDQIEQVYYANQDEGIAWVVLED
- the purC gene encoding phosphoribosylaminoimidazolesuccinocarboxamide synthase, with translation MEKREELYAGKAKSVYTTDDPDKLVMLYRNDTSAFDGKKLAQLDRKGMVNNKFNAFIMDKLEQAGIPTHHEQLLSDQESLVKKLDMLPLECVVRNVAAGSICRRLGVEEGTDLTPPTFEFFLKNDDLGDPMVNESHIRSFGWATEEQVAAMKDLTFKVNDVLKTLFRDGGMLLVDYKLEFGMYKGELVLGDEFSPDGCRLWDVETREKLDKDRFRQDLGDVVESYESVGRRLGLDFDA
- a CDS encoding PilZ domain-containing protein yields the protein MQERRKFERTPTSIRVEIRHPAFGTIIGFTRDISDGGAQVSIDNHPSPPVGTLVDVQFKKIAGPVNEEPVAMKVMHSTKNTVGLMFVGR
- a CDS encoding OmpA family protein, with the translated sequence MKKLLVVLCSISLIACVSTDPYTGEQKTSNTAKGAAAGAIAGAVIGAATSSDKDRDKGILTGAVAGAAIGGGVGFYMDKQEAKLRERLQGTGVQVRREGNNIYLVMPGNITFDTGRYYIRTSFYPVLDSVAEVLAEFKKTVINVSGHTDSTGSAEFNQTLSEQRASSVKQYLTQRGVASGRVQAIGYGKRYPVASNASEAGRQANRRVELKLEPLE
- a CDS encoding class I SAM-dependent methyltransferase, coding for MNQTLTTLISVTCLHKALIERAKHFAEQYGYVVTPLGKPSSAPYEICFSLDGIYLQRNDGKSKTQIRVDFIAGSMGHRRKFGGGKGQDIAKAVGLNKGVKPSVMDMTAGMGKDAFVLASLGCHVQLCERSPIVHLLLQDGLLRAKQHAEIREEESELMSILRRMELTEIDSLNMDSSEEDCIEVVYLDPMFPERSKSALVKKEMQVFHDIVGKDEDADGLLPLALHLAEYRVVVKRPKIAPYLNNQEPSFQFVGKSSRFDVYALKAFK